From one Felis catus isolate Fca126 chromosome E2, F.catus_Fca126_mat1.0, whole genome shotgun sequence genomic stretch:
- the IRF3 gene encoding interferon regulatory factor 3 isoform X2: MGTQKPRILPWLKLQLDLGRLEGVAWLDESRTRFRIPWKHGLRQDAQQEDFGIFQAWAEASGAYTPGKDKPDLPTWKRNFRSALNRKEVLRLAEDRSKDPHDPHKVYEFVNSGAGDFPELDTSPDANSRCSPSDTQEDILEELLSDMALAPFPGGGPSSLPVVPEETPPFLLSPSVDIPAPCPNLQPPENPLRRLLVPEEEWEFELTAFYRGRQVFQQTALCPGGLRLVASDADQTLPGQPIILPDPGVSLTDRGVMGYVRRVLSCLGGGLALWRAGQRLCARRLGHCHTYWALGEELLPDSGHGPSGEVPKDEEGDVFDLKPFVAGCSHLSQGPAGHGTVRGRLLTGDHRGPAHLQQLPTLPHLGPVQGLPPGPGRRHGFLGHWGDLTPHSSWMMASCALTLANKLFLTTVTTCVSGIQGLRASPDAGQALFLLRASADPSVQPTTQMLTAQGPDTAGAADTGHLLSPSQGPGEEV; encoded by the exons ATGGGTACCCAAAAGCCGCGGATCCTGCCCTGGCTGAAGTTGCAGCTGGACTTGGGGCGGCTGGAGGGGGTGGCCTGGCTGGACGAGAGTCGCACGCGCTTCCGCATCCCGTGGAAGCACGGCTTGCGCCAGGATGCCCAGCAGGAGGACTTCGGCATCTTCCAG GCCTGGGCCGAGGCCAGCGGCGCCTACACTCCTGGAAAGGATAAACCTGATCTGCCCACCTGGAAGAGGAATTTCCGATCGGCCCTGAACCGGAAGGAGGTGTTGCGTTTAGCCGAGGACCGGAGCAAGGACCCCCACGACCCCCACAAGGTCTATGAGTTTGTGAACTCAG GAGCTGGGGACTTTCCTGAGTTGGACACCTCTCCAGATGCCAATAGCAGATGCAGTCCCTCTGACACCCAG gaAGACATACTGGAGGAGTTACTGAGTGACATGGCCTTGGCCCCATTCCCAGGTGGGGGGCCCTCGAGCCTGCCTGTGGTCCCTGAGGAGACCCCTCCATTCTTGCTGAGCCCCAGCGTAGacatccctgccccctgcccaaaCCTGCAGCCCCCGGAAAATCCACTGAGGCGGCTGTTGGTGCCCGAGGAAG AGTGGGAGTTCGAGCTGACTGCCTTCTACCGGGGCCGCCAAGTCTTCCAGCAGACTGCCCTCTGCCCGGGAGGCCTGCGGCTGGTGGCGTCAGATGCAGACCAGACGCTGCCTGGACAGCCAATAATCCTGCCAGACCCCGGGGTGTCGCTGACGGACAGGGGCGTGATGGGCTACGTGAGGCGTGTGCTGAGCTGCCTCGGTGGGGGGCTAGCTCTGTGGAGGGCGGGACAGCGGCTCTGCGCCCGGCGGCTGGGGCACTGTCACACGTACTGGGCCTTGGGCGAGGAGCTCCTCCCTGACAGTGGCCACGGGCCCAGCGGCGAGGTCCCCAAGGATGAGGAAGGAGACGTGTTCGACCTGAAGCCCTTCGTGGCAG GTTGTTCCCACTTGTCTCAGGGCCCTGCTGGACATGGCACGGTCAGGGGGCGCCTCCTCACTGGAGACCACCGTGGACCTGCACATCTCCAACAGCTACCCACTCTCCCTCACCTCGGACCAGTACAAGGCCTACCTCCAGGACCTGGTCGAAGACATGGATTTCTAGGTCACTGGGGAGATCTGACCCCTCACTCCTCATGGATGATGGCCTCTTGTGCCCTCACCTTGGCCAATAAACTGTTTCTTACCACTGTCACCACTTGTGTGTCTGGTATTCAGGGTCTCCGGGCTAGCCCTGACGCAGGCCAGGCATTATTCCTTCTTAGGGCATCAGCTGACCCGTCTGTGCAACCCACAACCCAGATGCTCACTGCCCAAGGACCAGACACTGCGGGGGCAGCTGATACTGGtcacctcctttccccttcccaggGACCTGGTGAGGAGGTGTGA
- the IRF3 gene encoding interferon regulatory factor 3 isoform X3 produces the protein MVGKGGGGGNVRALGAASGSGVCQPSEGRTMGTQKPRILPWLKLQLDLGRLEGVAWLDESRTRFRIPWKHGLRQDAQQEDFGIFQAWAEASGAYTPGKDKPDLPTWKRNFRSALNRKEVLRLAEDRSKDPHDPHKVYEFVNSGAGDFPELDTSPDANSRCSPSDTQEDILEELLSDMALAPFPGGGPSSLPVVPEETPPFLLSPSVDIPAPCPNLQPPENPLRRLLVPEEEWEFELTAFYRGRQVFQQTALCPGGLRLVASDADQTLPGQPIILPDPGVSLTDRGVMGYVRRVLSCLGGGLALWRAGQRLCARRLGHCHTYWALGEELLPDSGHGPSGEVPKDEEGDVFDLKPFVAELIAFIEGSGHSPRYTLWFCVGEPWPQDQPWIKKLVMVKVVPTCLRALLDMARSGGASSLETTVDLHISNSYPLSLTSDQYKAYLQDLVEDMDF, from the exons ATggttgggaaggggggggggggggggaacgtcCGGGCTCTTGGTGCCGCCTCTGGCTCAGGAGTCTGTCAACCATCTGAAG GCCGAACCATGGGTACCCAAAAGCCGCGGATCCTGCCCTGGCTGAAGTTGCAGCTGGACTTGGGGCGGCTGGAGGGGGTGGCCTGGCTGGACGAGAGTCGCACGCGCTTCCGCATCCCGTGGAAGCACGGCTTGCGCCAGGATGCCCAGCAGGAGGACTTCGGCATCTTCCAG GCCTGGGCCGAGGCCAGCGGCGCCTACACTCCTGGAAAGGATAAACCTGATCTGCCCACCTGGAAGAGGAATTTCCGATCGGCCCTGAACCGGAAGGAGGTGTTGCGTTTAGCCGAGGACCGGAGCAAGGACCCCCACGACCCCCACAAGGTCTATGAGTTTGTGAACTCAG GAGCTGGGGACTTTCCTGAGTTGGACACCTCTCCAGATGCCAATAGCAGATGCAGTCCCTCTGACACCCAG gaAGACATACTGGAGGAGTTACTGAGTGACATGGCCTTGGCCCCATTCCCAGGTGGGGGGCCCTCGAGCCTGCCTGTGGTCCCTGAGGAGACCCCTCCATTCTTGCTGAGCCCCAGCGTAGacatccctgccccctgcccaaaCCTGCAGCCCCCGGAAAATCCACTGAGGCGGCTGTTGGTGCCCGAGGAAG AGTGGGAGTTCGAGCTGACTGCCTTCTACCGGGGCCGCCAAGTCTTCCAGCAGACTGCCCTCTGCCCGGGAGGCCTGCGGCTGGTGGCGTCAGATGCAGACCAGACGCTGCCTGGACAGCCAATAATCCTGCCAGACCCCGGGGTGTCGCTGACGGACAGGGGCGTGATGGGCTACGTGAGGCGTGTGCTGAGCTGCCTCGGTGGGGGGCTAGCTCTGTGGAGGGCGGGACAGCGGCTCTGCGCCCGGCGGCTGGGGCACTGTCACACGTACTGGGCCTTGGGCGAGGAGCTCCTCCCTGACAGTGGCCACGGGCCCAGCGGCGAGGTCCCCAAGGATGAGGAAGGAGACGTGTTCGACCTGAAGCCCTTCGTGGCAG AACTGATTGCCTTCATTGAAGGAAGCGGACACTCACCACGCTACACCCTCTGGTTCTGCGTTGGGGAGCCATGGCCCCAGGACCAGCCGTGGATCAAGAAGCTCGTGATGGTCAAG GTTGTTCCCACTTGTCTCAGGGCCCTGCTGGACATGGCACGGTCAGGGGGCGCCTCCTCACTGGAGACCACCGTGGACCTGCACATCTCCAACAGCTACCCACTCTCCCTCACCTCGGACCAGTACAAGGCCTACCTCCAGGACCTGGTCGAAGACATGGATTTCTAG
- the IRF3 gene encoding interferon regulatory factor 3 isoform X1, with protein sequence MVGKGGGGGNVRALGAASGSGVCQPSEGRTMGTQKPRILPWLKLQLDLGRLEGVAWLDESRTRFRIPWKHGLRQDAQQEDFGIFQAWAEASGAYTPGKDKPDLPTWKRNFRSALNRKEVLRLAEDRSKDPHDPHKVYEFVNSGAGDFPELDTSPDANSRCSPSDTQEDILEELLSDMALAPFPGGGPSSLPVVPEETPPFLLSPSVDIPAPCPNLQPPENPLRRLLVPEEEWEFELTAFYRGRQVFQQTALCPGGLRLVASDADQTLPGQPIILPDPGVSLTDRGVMGYVRRVLSCLGGGLALWRAGQRLCARRLGHCHTYWALGEELLPDSGHGPSGEVPKDEEGDVFDLKPFVAGCSHLSQGPAGHGTVRGRLLTGDHRGPAHLQQLPTLPHLGPVQGLPPGPGRRHGFLGHWGDLTPHSSWMMASCALTLANKLFLTTVTTCVSGIQGLRASPDAGQALFLLRASADPSVQPTTQMLTAQGPDTAGAADTGHLLSPSQGPGEEV encoded by the exons ATggttgggaaggggggggggggggggaacgtcCGGGCTCTTGGTGCCGCCTCTGGCTCAGGAGTCTGTCAACCATCTGAAG GCCGAACCATGGGTACCCAAAAGCCGCGGATCCTGCCCTGGCTGAAGTTGCAGCTGGACTTGGGGCGGCTGGAGGGGGTGGCCTGGCTGGACGAGAGTCGCACGCGCTTCCGCATCCCGTGGAAGCACGGCTTGCGCCAGGATGCCCAGCAGGAGGACTTCGGCATCTTCCAG GCCTGGGCCGAGGCCAGCGGCGCCTACACTCCTGGAAAGGATAAACCTGATCTGCCCACCTGGAAGAGGAATTTCCGATCGGCCCTGAACCGGAAGGAGGTGTTGCGTTTAGCCGAGGACCGGAGCAAGGACCCCCACGACCCCCACAAGGTCTATGAGTTTGTGAACTCAG GAGCTGGGGACTTTCCTGAGTTGGACACCTCTCCAGATGCCAATAGCAGATGCAGTCCCTCTGACACCCAG gaAGACATACTGGAGGAGTTACTGAGTGACATGGCCTTGGCCCCATTCCCAGGTGGGGGGCCCTCGAGCCTGCCTGTGGTCCCTGAGGAGACCCCTCCATTCTTGCTGAGCCCCAGCGTAGacatccctgccccctgcccaaaCCTGCAGCCCCCGGAAAATCCACTGAGGCGGCTGTTGGTGCCCGAGGAAG AGTGGGAGTTCGAGCTGACTGCCTTCTACCGGGGCCGCCAAGTCTTCCAGCAGACTGCCCTCTGCCCGGGAGGCCTGCGGCTGGTGGCGTCAGATGCAGACCAGACGCTGCCTGGACAGCCAATAATCCTGCCAGACCCCGGGGTGTCGCTGACGGACAGGGGCGTGATGGGCTACGTGAGGCGTGTGCTGAGCTGCCTCGGTGGGGGGCTAGCTCTGTGGAGGGCGGGACAGCGGCTCTGCGCCCGGCGGCTGGGGCACTGTCACACGTACTGGGCCTTGGGCGAGGAGCTCCTCCCTGACAGTGGCCACGGGCCCAGCGGCGAGGTCCCCAAGGATGAGGAAGGAGACGTGTTCGACCTGAAGCCCTTCGTGGCAG GTTGTTCCCACTTGTCTCAGGGCCCTGCTGGACATGGCACGGTCAGGGGGCGCCTCCTCACTGGAGACCACCGTGGACCTGCACATCTCCAACAGCTACCCACTCTCCCTCACCTCGGACCAGTACAAGGCCTACCTCCAGGACCTGGTCGAAGACATGGATTTCTAGGTCACTGGGGAGATCTGACCCCTCACTCCTCATGGATGATGGCCTCTTGTGCCCTCACCTTGGCCAATAAACTGTTTCTTACCACTGTCACCACTTGTGTGTCTGGTATTCAGGGTCTCCGGGCTAGCCCTGACGCAGGCCAGGCATTATTCCTTCTTAGGGCATCAGCTGACCCGTCTGTGCAACCCACAACCCAGATGCTCACTGCCCAAGGACCAGACACTGCGGGGGCAGCTGATACTGGtcacctcctttccccttcccaggGACCTGGTGAGGAGGTGTGA